A genome region from Clupea harengus chromosome 7, Ch_v2.0.2, whole genome shotgun sequence includes the following:
- the LOC116221015 gene encoding alveolar macrophage chemotactic factor-like, protein MKMALQSHMLLTATVLCGLALAVALPGDIPRWCRCSRTTNAYIRPKHFQRLEVISPGAYCRQTEIIVTLKNDKTVCVAPEAKWINRVIQKLMQSKENVNSLQISPTASGDIVTRA, encoded by the exons ATGAAGATGGCACTCCAGTCCCACATGCTGCTGACTGCTACTGTGCTCTGTGGCTTGGCTCTTGCTGTTG CTTTGCCAGGCGACATCCCAAGATGGTGCCGTTGCAGTCGCACCACCAATGCCTACATCCGCCCCAAGCACTTTCAAAGACTGGAGGTGATTTCCCCGGGAGCTTACTGTCGCCAGACTGAGATTAT TGTTACACTGAAGAATGACAAGACAGTTTGTGTGGCGCCTGAGGCCAAGTGGATCAACAGAGTCATTCAGAAGCTGATGCAAAG TAAGGAAAATGTCAACAGTCTTCAAATCTCCCCAACTGCCTCAGGAGACATTGTGACAAGAGCTTGA
- the LOC116221013 gene encoding C-X-C motif chemokine 11-1-like produces MNVVTTTLLLLLMTALIANGFPMNRSQRCLCKGKPINAVRCTNIDMVLWLPASPSCDNTETVVKLKTGRRVCLNPASRQGKKIRSSNCPNKWISVQCKS; encoded by the exons ATGAATGTTGTTACAACAACTCTGCTTCTTCTGTTGATGACTGCACTGATTGCCAATG GTTTCCCAATGAACAGGAGCCAGCGTTGTCTTTGTAAGGGGAAGCCTATAAATGCTGTGAGGTGTACCAACATTGATATGGTGCTTTGGCTGCCTGCCAGTCCATCCTGTGATAACACAGAGACTGT TGTGAAGCTGAAGACGGGAAGAAGAGTGTGCCTAAACCCTGCATCAAGACAGGGCAAAAAAATTCGGTCATCAAACTGCCCCAACAAATGGATTTCTGTGCAATGTAAAAGCTGA
- the LOC116221014 gene encoding C-X-C motif chemokine 11-like, whose amino-acid sequence MNVVTATLLLLLMTALIANGVPMNTSQRCLCKGKLRDRVRCTNISGVRVVPASSSCDNKEIVVKLKKGRRVCLNPASRQGKAIQSSNSHPSQWISVQCKS is encoded by the exons ATGAATGTTGTTACAGCAACTCTGCTTCTTCTGTTGATGACTGCACTGATTGCCAATG GTGTCCCAATGAACACGAGCCAGCGTTGTCTTTGTAAGGGGAAGCTTAGAGATAGAGTGAGGTGTACCAATATTTCTGGGGTGCGTGTGGTGCCTGCCAGTTCGTCCTGTGATAACAAAGAGATTGT TGTGAAGttgaagaagggaagaagagtgtgCCTAAACCCTGCATCAAGACAGGGCAAAGCAATCCAGTCATCAAACTCCCACCCCTCTCAATGGATTTCTGTGCAATGTAAAAGCTGA